One Coccinella septempunctata chromosome X, icCocSept1.1, whole genome shotgun sequence genomic window carries:
- the LOC123321489 gene encoding small G protein signaling modulator 3 homolog isoform X1: MDLAKSFFNQRDHDGYVDKEGHNKRELQLVIDGDDLAEGCAETFSEASSLNDSLIPSPGGPFSALIPSMWPQDLLAKSVVPDDPNSQPEYRFDEFGFRVDEEDGPEQNSKKLLGIPFVEDPQHRLRWVAHLEFSHNKEVSELTWDKVEVRLPRTDKLCSMMKSGIPHSLRSQIWVRISGALEKKQQSELSYKEIVKMSSSDSLMTSKQIEKDLLHVMPTNACFSNSNSTGVPRLRRILRGIAWLYPEIGYCQGTGMIVASLLLLLEEEDAFWIMVTIVEDLLPASYYSSTLLGVQADQRVLRNLISNYLPDLDEKLKTHDIELSLITLNWFLALFANVVHMKILLRIWDLFFFHGSIVLFQISLGMLKMKEKHIKELENSAEIFNVLSSIPVEIDDVEQLMEVSLTLTASLNELMIETYRRRHLAYLMADQGTLVGNPEALPNLPKQHLSRRQVKKNKSMIQMLLFNEVDENDIKSKNIKQTEILVDLREAVLQITRYFLQMDPKLSSEISLVADYSMESHAADHSNYINVSKNRKRRAKALLDFERHDDDELGFRKNDIITLISQKDEHCWIGELNGLRGWFPAKFVQLLDERSKQYSSAGDDSISETVTDLVRGTLCPVIKQVLEHGMKKPIFLGGPCHPWLFIEECATKEVEKDFNSVYSRLVLCKTYRLDEDGKVLTPEELLYRCVQAVNLTHDNAHAQMDVKLRSLICMGLNEQVLHLWLEVLCSSSEVVQKWYHPWSFVYSPGWVQIKCDLRILSQLSFNLNPNWELPVKKENNNQPLKDGVRDMLVKHHLFSWDI; the protein is encoded by the exons ATGGATCTggcaaaatcattcttcaatcAAAGAGATCATGATGGTTATGTTGATAAGGAGGGCCACAAT AAACGTGAACTACAACTAGTTATTGATGGAGATGATTTGGCTGAAGGTTGTGCTGAAACTTTCTCCGAGGCTTCAAGTTTGAATGATTCTTTGATACCGAGTCCAGGTGGTCCTTTTTCTGCCCTAATTCCAAGTATGTGGCCTCAAGATTTACTGGCCAAGTCTGTAGTTCCTGATGACCCTAACTCGCAACCAGAATACAG GTTTGATGAGTTCGGGTTCAGAGTGGATGAAGAAGATGGTCCAGAGCAAAATTCTAAAAAACTTCTTGGTATTCCATTTGTGGAAGATCCTCAGCATAG ACTTAGATGGGTGGCCCATTTGGAATTTTCTCACAACAAGGAAGTTTCTGAGTTAACCTGGGATAAAGTAGAAGTCAGGCTCCCTAGAACTGATAAATTATGCTCAATGATGAAGTCGG GAATTCCACATTCTCTACGCTCTCAGATTTGGGTAAGAATATCAGGTGCTTTGGAAAAGAAACAACAGTCTGAACTGAGTTATAAAGAAATAGTCAAGATGTCTAGCAGCGATTCTCTGATGACATCGAAGCAAATTGAGAAAGATCTACTACATGTTATGCCAACTAATGCTTGTTTCAGTAATTCAAACAGCACTGGAGTACCTAGGCTTCGGAGAATATTGAGAGGAATTGCATGGTTATATCCAGAAATTGG gtaCTGCCAAGGCACAGGAATGATTGTTGCAAGTTTATTGCTGCTGTTAGAAGAAGAAGATGCATTTTGGATAATGGTTACAATAGTTGAAGACCTCTTGCCAGCCTCCTACTACAGTTCAACTCTGTTAG GGGTGCAAGCCGATCAACGTGTTCTACGGAATCTCATATCAAATTATCTGCCAGATTtggatgaaaaattgaaaactcaCGATATCGAATTGTCCTTGATTACTTTGAACTGGTTTCTTGCTTTATTTGCCAATGTAGTCCATATGAAAATTTTACTCAGAATTTGGGATTTGTTCTTTTTTCATGGTTCGATTGTTTTATTCCAAATCAGTTTGGGAATgctgaaaatgaaagaaaaacatATCAAGGAACTAGAAAATTCTGCCGAAATATTCAATGTGCTATCCTCTATACCGGTAGAGATTGATGACGTTGAGCAACTTATGGAg GTTTCACTCACACTCACTGCTTCTTTGAATGAGCTTATGATAGAAACTTATCGAAGAAGACACCTGGCCTACTTAATGGCTGATCAAGGGACTCTTGTAGGTAACCCTGAAGCCCTGCCAAATCTGCCAAAGCAACATTTATCAAG GCGTCAAGTAAAAAAGAATAAGTCGATGATTCAAATGCTATTATTCAATGAAGTTGATGAGAATGatataaaatcaaaaaatatcaaGCAGACTGAAATATTGGTAGATTTGAGAGAAGCTGTTCTTCAG ATAACTAGATATTTTTTACAAATGGATCCCAAATTGAGCTCGGAAATATCGTTAGTTGCCGACTATTCCATGGAATCTCATGCTGCAGATCATTCCAATTATATAAACGTTTCCAAAAATAGGAAACGTAGAGCTAAGGCTTTATTAG ACTTCGAGCGTCATGATGACGACGAACTAGGTTTTAGAAAAAATGATATCATTACACTCATAAGCCAAAAGGACGAGCACTGTTGGATAGGAGAACTGAACGGTCTCAGAG GTTGGTTTCCAGCAAAATTTGTCCAACTTTTAGATGAAAGGAGTAAGCAGTATAGTTCAGCAGGTGATGATAGCATATCAGAGACCGTGACTGATTTAGTTAGAGGAACTTTATGTCCAGTTATTAAGCAAGTTCTAGAACATGGCATGAAAAAGCCAATATTCCTAG GAGGCCCGTGTCATCCATGGCTTTTCATTGAAGAATGTGCAACGAAAGAAGTTGAAAAGGATTTCAATTCAGTATACAGTAGACTAGTACTATGTAAGACGTATAGGTTAGACGAGGATGGCAAAGTTTTAACGCCGGAGGAGCTGTTGTACCGATGTGTTCAAGCAGTTAATTTGACCCATGATAACGCCCATGCGCAAATGGATGTCAAGTTGAGGTCTTTGATATGTATGGGTTTGAACGAGCAAGTTCTTCATTTGTGGTTGGAAGTCTTATGTTCCAGTAGCGAGGTTGTGCAGAAATG GTATCACCCTTGGTCATTTGTTTATAGCCCAGGATGGGTACAGATCAAATGTGATTTGAGGATTCTCTCACAACTCTCGTTCAATCTGAACCCCAATTGGGAACTGCCAGTAAAGaaggagaataataatcaaccaCTAAAAGATGGAGTGAGAGATATGTTGGTGAAACATCATCTTTTCAGTTGGGACATCTAG
- the LOC123321489 gene encoding small G protein signaling modulator 3 homolog isoform X2, producing MDLAKSFFNQRDHDGYVDKEGHNKRELQLVIDGDDLAEGCAETFSEASSLNDSLIPSPGGPFSALIPSMWPQDLLAKSVVPDDPNSQPEYRFDEFGFRVDEEDGPEQNSKKLLGIPFVEDPQHRLRWVAHLEFSHNKEVSELTWDKVEVRLPRTDKLCSMMKSGIPHSLRSQIWVRISGALEKKQQSELSYKEIVKMSSSDSLMTSKQIEKDLLHVMPTNACFSNSNSTGVPRLRRILRGIAWLYPEIGYCQGTGMIVASLLLLLEEEDAFWIMVTIVEDLLPASYYSSTLLGVQADQRVLRNLISNYLPDLDEKLKTHDIELSLITLNWFLALFANVVHMKILLRIWDLFFFHGSIVLFQISLGMLKMKEKHIKELENSAEIFNVLSSIPVEIDDVEQLMEVSLTLTASLNELMIETYRRRHLAYLMADQGTLVGNPEALPNLPKQHLSRRQVKKNKSMIQMLLFNEVDENDIKSKNIKQTEILVDLREAVLQITRYFLQMDPKLSSEISLVADYSMESHAADHSNYINVSKNRKRRAKALLDFERHDDDELGFRKNDIITLISQKDEHCWIGELNGLRDERSKQYSSAGDDSISETVTDLVRGTLCPVIKQVLEHGMKKPIFLGGPCHPWLFIEECATKEVEKDFNSVYSRLVLCKTYRLDEDGKVLTPEELLYRCVQAVNLTHDNAHAQMDVKLRSLICMGLNEQVLHLWLEVLCSSSEVVQKWYHPWSFVYSPGWVQIKCDLRILSQLSFNLNPNWELPVKKENNNQPLKDGVRDMLVKHHLFSWDI from the exons ATGGATCTggcaaaatcattcttcaatcAAAGAGATCATGATGGTTATGTTGATAAGGAGGGCCACAAT AAACGTGAACTACAACTAGTTATTGATGGAGATGATTTGGCTGAAGGTTGTGCTGAAACTTTCTCCGAGGCTTCAAGTTTGAATGATTCTTTGATACCGAGTCCAGGTGGTCCTTTTTCTGCCCTAATTCCAAGTATGTGGCCTCAAGATTTACTGGCCAAGTCTGTAGTTCCTGATGACCCTAACTCGCAACCAGAATACAG GTTTGATGAGTTCGGGTTCAGAGTGGATGAAGAAGATGGTCCAGAGCAAAATTCTAAAAAACTTCTTGGTATTCCATTTGTGGAAGATCCTCAGCATAG ACTTAGATGGGTGGCCCATTTGGAATTTTCTCACAACAAGGAAGTTTCTGAGTTAACCTGGGATAAAGTAGAAGTCAGGCTCCCTAGAACTGATAAATTATGCTCAATGATGAAGTCGG GAATTCCACATTCTCTACGCTCTCAGATTTGGGTAAGAATATCAGGTGCTTTGGAAAAGAAACAACAGTCTGAACTGAGTTATAAAGAAATAGTCAAGATGTCTAGCAGCGATTCTCTGATGACATCGAAGCAAATTGAGAAAGATCTACTACATGTTATGCCAACTAATGCTTGTTTCAGTAATTCAAACAGCACTGGAGTACCTAGGCTTCGGAGAATATTGAGAGGAATTGCATGGTTATATCCAGAAATTGG gtaCTGCCAAGGCACAGGAATGATTGTTGCAAGTTTATTGCTGCTGTTAGAAGAAGAAGATGCATTTTGGATAATGGTTACAATAGTTGAAGACCTCTTGCCAGCCTCCTACTACAGTTCAACTCTGTTAG GGGTGCAAGCCGATCAACGTGTTCTACGGAATCTCATATCAAATTATCTGCCAGATTtggatgaaaaattgaaaactcaCGATATCGAATTGTCCTTGATTACTTTGAACTGGTTTCTTGCTTTATTTGCCAATGTAGTCCATATGAAAATTTTACTCAGAATTTGGGATTTGTTCTTTTTTCATGGTTCGATTGTTTTATTCCAAATCAGTTTGGGAATgctgaaaatgaaagaaaaacatATCAAGGAACTAGAAAATTCTGCCGAAATATTCAATGTGCTATCCTCTATACCGGTAGAGATTGATGACGTTGAGCAACTTATGGAg GTTTCACTCACACTCACTGCTTCTTTGAATGAGCTTATGATAGAAACTTATCGAAGAAGACACCTGGCCTACTTAATGGCTGATCAAGGGACTCTTGTAGGTAACCCTGAAGCCCTGCCAAATCTGCCAAAGCAACATTTATCAAG GCGTCAAGTAAAAAAGAATAAGTCGATGATTCAAATGCTATTATTCAATGAAGTTGATGAGAATGatataaaatcaaaaaatatcaaGCAGACTGAAATATTGGTAGATTTGAGAGAAGCTGTTCTTCAG ATAACTAGATATTTTTTACAAATGGATCCCAAATTGAGCTCGGAAATATCGTTAGTTGCCGACTATTCCATGGAATCTCATGCTGCAGATCATTCCAATTATATAAACGTTTCCAAAAATAGGAAACGTAGAGCTAAGGCTTTATTAG ACTTCGAGCGTCATGATGACGACGAACTAGGTTTTAGAAAAAATGATATCATTACACTCATAAGCCAAAAGGACGAGCACTGTTGGATAGGAGAACTGAACGGTCTCAGAG ATGAAAGGAGTAAGCAGTATAGTTCAGCAGGTGATGATAGCATATCAGAGACCGTGACTGATTTAGTTAGAGGAACTTTATGTCCAGTTATTAAGCAAGTTCTAGAACATGGCATGAAAAAGCCAATATTCCTAG GAGGCCCGTGTCATCCATGGCTTTTCATTGAAGAATGTGCAACGAAAGAAGTTGAAAAGGATTTCAATTCAGTATACAGTAGACTAGTACTATGTAAGACGTATAGGTTAGACGAGGATGGCAAAGTTTTAACGCCGGAGGAGCTGTTGTACCGATGTGTTCAAGCAGTTAATTTGACCCATGATAACGCCCATGCGCAAATGGATGTCAAGTTGAGGTCTTTGATATGTATGGGTTTGAACGAGCAAGTTCTTCATTTGTGGTTGGAAGTCTTATGTTCCAGTAGCGAGGTTGTGCAGAAATG GTATCACCCTTGGTCATTTGTTTATAGCCCAGGATGGGTACAGATCAAATGTGATTTGAGGATTCTCTCACAACTCTCGTTCAATCTGAACCCCAATTGGGAACTGCCAGTAAAGaaggagaataataatcaaccaCTAAAAGATGGAGTGAGAGATATGTTGGTGAAACATCATCTTTTCAGTTGGGACATCTAG